One genomic segment of Actinoplanes ianthinogenes includes these proteins:
- a CDS encoding calcium-binding protein, with protein sequence MFLTSRKALATIGATAVAVAAATTLFAAPAQAATAGLARVSGTTVKFNALMTKSNSLVITVSGRTVTLNDKVAIKAGKGCKAVKGDKTKVKCTTSSKPKKLVIALGDKNDKVVNKTGIYMLADGGSGNDTLYGGSGADQLQGASGNDKLYGRGGNDNLFGQSGNDLLVGLTGNDKLYGGTGSDKMYGNTGTDQILGDSGNDVVYGGAGNDLIYGYAGNDWLYGEDGDDEIYGDDYRTGTAFGNDVIDGGNGRDGLIGGYGYDRVYGANSDDILYGSYFDLSTFAPLGTAGPDYLSGGANDAEGDYCLSLGGASYSECESTWSTASVSSAEGKSVHPEIPADVKKRLADSVR encoded by the coding sequence ATGTTCCTGACCAGTCGCAAGGCTCTCGCCACGATCGGCGCTACAGCTGTCGCGGTTGCCGCAGCCACCACTCTCTTCGCCGCCCCGGCGCAGGCCGCCACCGCTGGCCTGGCGCGGGTGTCCGGCACCACCGTCAAGTTCAACGCACTGATGACCAAGTCGAACTCGCTGGTCATCACGGTCTCCGGCCGCACGGTCACGCTCAACGACAAGGTCGCCATCAAGGCCGGCAAGGGCTGCAAGGCGGTCAAGGGCGACAAGACCAAGGTCAAGTGCACCACGTCGTCGAAGCCGAAGAAACTGGTCATCGCCCTCGGCGACAAGAACGACAAGGTCGTCAACAAGACCGGCATCTACATGCTGGCCGACGGCGGCTCCGGCAACGACACGCTGTACGGCGGCAGCGGCGCCGACCAGCTCCAGGGCGCCTCGGGCAACGACAAGCTCTACGGCCGGGGTGGCAACGACAACCTGTTCGGTCAGAGCGGCAACGACCTGCTGGTCGGTCTCACCGGCAACGACAAGCTCTACGGTGGCACCGGTAGCGACAAGATGTACGGCAACACCGGTACCGACCAGATCCTCGGCGACTCCGGCAACGACGTGGTCTACGGCGGCGCCGGCAACGACCTCATCTACGGCTACGCCGGCAACGACTGGCTGTACGGCGAGGACGGCGACGACGAGATCTACGGCGACGACTACCGGACCGGCACCGCCTTCGGCAACGACGTCATCGACGGTGGCAACGGCCGGGACGGTCTGATCGGCGGCTACGGCTACGACCGGGTCTACGGCGCCAACAGCGACGACATCCTCTACGGTTCGTACTTCGACCTGAGCACCTTCGCCCCGCTCGGCACGGCCGGCCCGGACTACCTCAGCGGCGGCGCCAACGACGCCGAGGGCGACTACTGCCTGAGCCTGGGCGGCGCCAGCTACAGCGAGTGCGAGTCCACCTGGAGCACCGCCTCGGTCTCCTCCGCCGAGGGCAAGTCGGT